The Nitrospinaceae bacterium genomic sequence AGTGGGGCCGAATCGTTAATATCTCCTCGCGGGCGGGTCGCCATGGTACGGAGGCACTTCCACACTACAGTGCAAGCAAAGCTGCGGTTATTATTTTCACTCAAGCGCTTGCCCGTGAAGTGGGACGCTATGGAATCACGGCAAATGCAATTTGCCCCGGTTTGATTTGGAGCGCGATGTGGGAGAATTTGGCTGGGTTATATCGGCAGAAATTTCCCCATCTTGAAGGACTTTCGTCTCGGCAAGTATTTGACGATTTTGTGAATTCAACTCCTTTACGCCGGGAACAGACCCCCGATGACATCGGAAGGGCGGCGGCGTTTTTGTCCTCCGGTGATGCTTGTACCATTACCGGACAGGCACTTCTGGTCGATTCTGGGGCAGTAATGGGTTGAAATCACCGAAACAAATGATATTTCAGTATATTAGAATGATGTCGTTGACAAATTTGTGGACAGGATGATAACTTATTTTGAATGTGACATTTGGAAGAAGGAAATACCTATAAAAAAGAACTATATGAAGCCTAAGTGTTTGATTAATTTGAGATGTAGTTAAACTTTAATGTGGGTTTTGGAGTCCTTGTTTTGGCGGGTAAAAAATATACAGTCATAATCATACCGGATAAATCTAGCGGAACAGTACGTTTTGGGGTGACGCGACGCACGATGTGGATGTCGATTTTCTGCGTTTTTATCTTAGGGGCGCTCAGTATATTTTTGGTTAATGACCGGGTTTCCCTAGAGAAGCAGATTGTACGGCTTGAGCCTCTTCATAAGAGGGCTGTAGCACAAAGAAAGCTTTTAGAGAGATTCAGTGTGCGTCTTCAGGAAATTGATAATGGCTTGACAGGTTTACAGAAATTTGAAGAGCAGCTTCGAATCATGGCTTCAGTTAAGCCGAAGGCTTTGAAAAATGAGATCGGTCTCGGAGGGGTTAGCAAGGACGATCAGTATTTAGATTTCGAGGGGCTTGCTCCTTCCGGTCGACGATTTGCCACTCGCCTTAATCGCCAGTTCTTGGATATCGAACAAAGGACATCTACTCAAAAGAGAGCATTTAAGTATCTGGTGAGTGCATTTAATGAAAAGAAAGTACTCCTTTCGCATACCCCTTCA encodes the following:
- a CDS encoding M23 family metallopeptidase → MWMSIFCVFILGALSIFLVNDRVSLEKQIVRLEPLHKRAVAQRKLLERFSVRLQEIDNGLTGLQKFEEQLRIMASVKPKALKNEIGLGGVSKDDQYLDFEGLAPSGRRFATRLNRQFLDIEQRTSTQKRAFKYLVSAFNEKKVLLSHTPSILPVRGWLTSGFGNRFSPFTGRKEFHAGIDVVARRGAGVISPADGLVIKARRESGYGNVLEIRHMQGIVTRYAHLKKNLLRAGARVRRGEIVAQVGSTGRSTGPHLHYEVRLNGVAVNPMLYIVDSPVARR